One Bradyrhizobium zhanjiangense DNA segment encodes these proteins:
- the nirK gene encoding copper-containing nitrite reductase, translating to MFPRRAALIGAAATALMLATPALAADDLKLPRQKVELVAPPFVHAHEQATKQGPKIIEFKLTIEEKKVVVDEKGTTFQAMTFNGSMPGPLMVVHEGDYVETTLVNPATNTMPHNIDFHSATGALGGGALTLVNPGEQVVLRWKATKTGVFVYHCAPGGPMIPWHVVSGMNGAVMVLPRDGLNDGKGHALKYDKVYYIGEQDMYVPRDEKGNFKSYDSPGEAFTETEEVMKKLTPTHVVFNGKAGALTGKNALTANVGENVLIVHSQANRDSRPHLIGGHGDYVWETGKFGNAPEVGLETWFIRGGSAGAALYKFQQPGIYAYVTHNLIEAADLGATAHFKVEGKWNDDLMTQVKAPAEIPAQTQGALETGRKTN from the coding sequence GCGCCGCCGCGACTGCGCTGATGTTGGCGACCCCCGCTTTGGCCGCTGACGATCTCAAACTGCCTCGACAGAAGGTCGAGCTGGTCGCTCCGCCTTTCGTGCATGCGCACGAACAAGCGACCAAGCAGGGCCCCAAGATCATCGAGTTCAAGCTCACCATCGAGGAGAAGAAGGTCGTCGTCGACGAGAAAGGCACCACCTTCCAGGCGATGACCTTCAACGGTTCGATGCCGGGACCGCTGATGGTCGTGCATGAGGGCGACTACGTCGAGACGACGCTGGTCAATCCCGCCACCAACACCATGCCGCACAACATCGACTTCCATTCCGCGACCGGTGCGCTCGGCGGCGGTGCGCTCACGCTGGTCAATCCCGGCGAGCAGGTCGTGCTGCGCTGGAAGGCGACCAAGACCGGCGTATTCGTCTATCACTGCGCGCCGGGCGGCCCGATGATCCCCTGGCATGTCGTCTCCGGCATGAACGGCGCCGTGATGGTGCTGCCGCGCGACGGACTGAACGACGGCAAGGGCCACGCGCTGAAATACGACAAGGTCTACTATATCGGCGAGCAGGACATGTACGTGCCGCGCGACGAGAAGGGCAATTTCAAGTCCTACGATTCGCCCGGTGAAGCCTTCACCGAGACCGAAGAGGTGATGAAGAAGCTCACGCCGACCCATGTCGTGTTCAACGGCAAGGCCGGCGCGCTGACCGGCAAGAACGCGCTGACCGCCAATGTCGGCGAGAACGTGCTGATCGTGCATTCGCAGGCCAACCGCGACAGCCGTCCGCACCTGATCGGCGGCCATGGCGACTATGTCTGGGAGACCGGCAAATTCGGCAATGCCCCCGAAGTCGGGCTCGAGACCTGGTTCATCCGCGGCGGTTCTGCGGGCGCAGCGCTGTACAAATTCCAGCAGCCCGGCATCTACGCCTACGTCACGCATAACCTGATCGAGGCCGCAGATCTCGGCGCCACAGCGCACTTCAAGGTCGAAGGCAAATGGAACGATGATCTGATGACCCAGGTGAAAGCGCCGGCCGAAATTCCGGCGCAGACGCAGGGCGCCCTGGAGACCGGCCGCAAGACCAACTGA